One genomic segment of Candidatus Schekmanbacteria bacterium includes these proteins:
- a CDS encoding putative porin has protein sequence MKRFRLFTLFFAFLFFTTLSFASEVEILVKKLVQKGILTEEEAKEMLSETKAEESKQKEAQKETVKEEVKTEMAKTQEVLKNTILPTWVKNTTFSGDVRLRYAYDRMKDDIAGEDTNFADRQRLRFRLRYGFETVVNDKVKVGLRFATGTGDQTSTNQTMQDTFSAKNIWLDQAFIEIKPIPELRLIGGKIENPFYTTDLVWDPDVKPEGIVVQAKKSFGEKELNIEPFMTFGFFPIDESSTDSNDQSLYGLQGGASAALFGTKLKFAAGYYDFHNIKGAAIEDVSPANIRKSNTFIEGDDDKNLFAYDYRLFTLGGEFTPIEFDAFGTIIPVTLYGDFVKNLVSDVDFDTGYLGGIKIGAIKNAGDFQVAYDYRKLEKDAVYAPIADSDFHAGGTNAKGSKFSATYAVLKNTTLGIVYFDTKAVTKAAANQSDLRVKTLFLETVVKF, from the coding sequence TTGAAGAGGTTTAGATTATTTACCCTGTTTTTTGCATTTCTTTTCTTCACTACCCTTTCCTTTGCAAGCGAAGTCGAAATTCTTGTAAAGAAACTCGTCCAGAAAGGAATTCTCACGGAAGAGGAAGCTAAGGAGATGCTCTCTGAAACCAAAGCAGAAGAAAGTAAACAAAAGGAGGCACAAAAAGAAACAGTAAAAGAAGAAGTTAAAACCGAAATGGCCAAGACACAGGAAGTCCTGAAAAACACCATACTTCCGACATGGGTAAAAAACACAACCTTCTCAGGTGACGTAAGGTTAAGGTATGCCTATGACCGTATGAAAGATGATATTGCCGGAGAAGATACCAATTTTGCAGACAGACAGAGGCTGAGGTTCAGGCTTCGCTATGGCTTTGAAACTGTGGTAAATGACAAGGTAAAGGTCGGATTAAGGTTTGCAACAGGAACAGGAGACCAGACATCAACAAACCAGACCATGCAGGATACGTTTTCAGCCAAAAACATCTGGCTTGACCAGGCATTTATTGAGATTAAGCCCATTCCTGAACTCAGATTAATAGGTGGTAAAATAGAAAATCCATTCTACACAACTGATCTAGTATGGGACCCCGATGTTAAACCTGAAGGAATAGTGGTACAGGCAAAAAAATCCTTTGGTGAAAAAGAACTAAATATAGAGCCATTTATGACCTTTGGATTCTTCCCCATTGATGAGTCATCAACGGATTCAAACGACCAATCTCTTTACGGTCTGCAAGGTGGAGCGTCTGCTGCGCTGTTTGGGACAAAACTTAAGTTTGCAGCAGGATATTATGATTTTCACAATATAAAAGGAGCTGCAATTGAAGATGTAAGTCCAGCGAACATCAGGAAGTCAAACACATTCATTGAAGGTGATGATGACAAAAATCTCTTCGCCTATGATTACAGGCTATTCACATTAGGAGGAGAGTTTACACCCATTGAATTTGATGCCTTTGGGACAATAATTCCGGTCACATTGTATGGAGATTTTGTCAAAAATTTAGTCAGCGATGTGGACTTTGATACCGGTTACCTTGGTGGCATAAAGATAGGTGCAATAAAGAACGCCGGAGATTTTCAGGTCGCATATGATTATAGAAAGCTTGAGAAAGATGCTGTCTATGCACCGATAGCAGATTCAGATTTTCACGCTGGGGGCACAAACGCAAAAGGGAGCAAGTTCTCGGCAACCTATGCGGTCCTGAAGAATACGACTCTGGGAATAGTATATTTCGATACTAAAGCTGTTACTAAGGCTGCTGCAAATCAAAGCGACCTTAGAGTTAAAACTCTATTTCTTGAAACTGTAGTTAAATTTTAG
- a CDS encoding sulfate ABC transporter ATP-binding protein yields MGIEVSNVTKTFGGFTALKNVTLDVPSGELVALLGPSGSGKTTLLRIIAGLDRPDQGTILFDGVETTGQRVRERQVGFVFQHYALFRHMTVFKNIAFGLEVKPKKFRPSKEEIKDKVHKLLKLIQLDQLASRYPSQLSGGQRQRVALARALAVEPKVLLLDEPFGALDARVREELRRWLRRLHDEIHVTSVFVTHDQEEALEVADRVVVMNEGQIEQAGTPEDVYEKPSTPFVYNFLGNVNLFHSRVHEGQAKIGNISIDLPEYGEAINIPAVAYVRPYDIEVNRIRNHIDEMEAIVLRIQLTGATTRLELILPGTNELVEAELTRDRSRELALSEGENIFIRPRNIRVFLRD; encoded by the coding sequence ATGGGCATTGAAGTCTCCAATGTAACAAAAACATTCGGTGGATTCACTGCGCTTAAGAATGTAACTTTAGACGTTCCATCCGGAGAACTTGTTGCGCTTTTGGGGCCATCAGGCTCAGGAAAGACAACGCTGTTAAGAATTATCGCAGGTCTTGACCGGCCTGACCAGGGGACAATCCTCTTTGACGGCGTTGAAACAACCGGACAGCGCGTCCGTGAAAGGCAAGTTGGTTTTGTATTCCAGCATTACGCACTATTCAGACATATGACAGTATTTAAAAATATTGCCTTCGGGCTTGAAGTGAAGCCAAAGAAATTCCGTCCATCAAAGGAGGAAATAAAAGATAAAGTCCACAAGCTGCTAAAACTTATCCAGCTTGATCAGCTTGCTTCACGTTATCCCTCACAGCTTTCAGGAGGACAGCGCCAGCGTGTAGCCCTTGCAAGGGCTCTTGCTGTTGAGCCAAAAGTTCTTCTCCTTGATGAACCTTTTGGCGCCCTTGATGCAAGGGTAAGAGAGGAATTGCGCCGCTGGCTGCGCCGGCTTCATGACGAGATACATGTAACATCGGTTTTTGTAACCCATGATCAGGAAGAAGCTCTAGAAGTAGCAGACAGGGTAGTCGTGATGAACGAAGGACAGATCGAACAGGCAGGAACGCCTGAAGATGTTTATGAAAAACCCTCAACCCCTTTCGTTTATAATTTTCTTGGCAATGTAAATCTTTTCCATAGCAGGGTACATGAAGGACAGGCAAAAATAGGGAATATCAGCATAGATCTTCCTGAATACGGTGAAGCTATTAACATACCGGCAGTTGCCTACGTCCGTCCCTATGACATTGAGGTCAACCGCATAAGAAACCATATTGATGAAATGGAAGCAATAGTGCTCAGGATTCAGCTCACCGGGGCAACAACGCGCCTCGAGCTTATTCTGCCCGGCACCAACGAACTGGTAGAGGCAGAGCTTACCCGGGACCGCTCGCGTGAGCTTGCTCTCAGCGAGGGAGAAAATATTTTTATCAGGCCGCGCAATATAAGGGTATTTCTCAGAGACTGA
- the cysW gene encoding sulfate ABC transporter permease subunit CysW, with translation MSKSGKNRNSKSADTATGALNEPPLIRWILTGTAFLFLGIFLLVPLAAVFSQAFEKGVDAYFKAITEPDAVSAIKLTIIIALVSVPLNMIFGVVAAWGITKFDFRGKSLLITLIDLPFSVSPVISGLVYVLIFGLQGWFGPWLSENGIKIIFAVPGILLATIFVTFPFVARELIPLMQAQGKEEEEAALVLGASGIKTFFRVTLPNVKWGILYGAILCNARAMGEFGAVSVVSGHIRGATNTIPLHVEILYNEYNYSAAFAVASLLALLALLTLVVKSIVEWKVKEETVSQ, from the coding sequence ATGTCCAAAAGTGGAAAAAATAGAAACAGCAAATCTGCTGATACAGCGACTGGTGCATTAAATGAACCTCCTCTCATCCGCTGGATATTAACAGGAACTGCTTTTTTATTTCTTGGGATATTTCTTCTTGTTCCACTTGCCGCAGTTTTTTCTCAGGCTTTTGAAAAAGGAGTTGATGCTTATTTTAAAGCAATAACAGAGCCGGATGCAGTTTCAGCTATAAAGCTTACTATTATTATAGCACTGGTGAGCGTCCCGCTGAATATGATATTCGGAGTTGTTGCAGCATGGGGGATCACCAAATTTGATTTTCGCGGCAAGAGCCTTCTTATAACGCTGATTGACCTTCCCTTTTCTGTATCGCCTGTCATCTCCGGGCTGGTATATGTTTTGATTTTCGGTTTACAGGGATGGTTTGGGCCATGGCTCAGCGAAAATGGAATAAAGATAATATTTGCTGTCCCGGGCATCCTCCTTGCAACAATCTTTGTGACATTCCCTTTTGTGGCAAGAGAGCTTATACCTCTCATGCAGGCTCAGGGAAAGGAAGAGGAAGAGGCAGCCCTTGTACTAGGAGCCTCAGGCATTAAAACTTTTTTCCGAGTAACCCTTCCGAATGTAAAATGGGGAATTCTCTATGGAGCAATCCTCTGCAATGCAAGGGCGATGGGAGAGTTCGGGGCAGTCTCAGTTGTGTCAGGTCATATCAGGGGAGCAACAAACACGATCCCTCTCCATGTAGAAATACTTTACAACGAATACAACTACTCGGCTGCATTTGCAGTGGCATCGCTTCTTGCCCTTCTGGCTCTGTTAACCCTTGTAGTCAAGAGCATCGTGGAATGGAAGGTTAAAGAAGAAACAGTGAGTCAATGA
- the cysT gene encoding sulfate ABC transporter permease subunit CysT, protein MKLSIRQNSVIPGLGLSLGYTIFYLCLIVLIPLSAVIFKSAQMTAGSFLETVTTPRVIASYKLTFGVSLLAALTNGFFGILVAWVLVRYPIPFKKLIDAIVDLPFALPTAVAGITLAAVYAPNGWIGKYLEAYGIKVAYTPTGIFIALTFIGLPFVVRTVQPVLEDLEADVEEAAVCLGANRWQTFTRVIFPTLLPSLLTGFALAFARAVGEYGSVIFIAGNMPMVSEITSLLIITKLEQYDYMGATAIASVMLMASFIILFAINILQWWCSKYTQK, encoded by the coding sequence ATGAAACTTTCAATTAGACAAAACAGCGTTATCCCGGGCCTTGGCCTTTCGCTTGGATACACGATTTTTTATCTGTGTCTCATAGTTCTTATTCCGCTTTCAGCCGTAATCTTTAAATCAGCTCAGATGACAGCGGGAAGTTTTTTGGAAACTGTTACAACACCCCGTGTCATTGCCTCTTACAAGCTCACTTTCGGAGTTTCGCTTCTTGCGGCGCTGACTAATGGTTTTTTTGGTATCCTTGTCGCATGGGTGCTTGTAAGATATCCTATCCCTTTTAAAAAGCTCATTGATGCGATCGTTGATCTTCCTTTTGCCCTTCCCACAGCAGTGGCCGGGATAACACTTGCTGCTGTTTATGCTCCGAACGGATGGATAGGAAAATATCTTGAGGCATATGGAATCAAGGTTGCATATACTCCGACAGGGATTTTTATCGCTCTCACTTTTATAGGGCTTCCTTTTGTTGTCCGTACAGTACAGCCGGTGCTTGAAGACCTTGAGGCAGATGTTGAAGAGGCTGCTGTTTGTCTTGGAGCTAACCGCTGGCAGACATTCACACGTGTTATATTCCCCACACTTTTGCCATCCCTGCTTACAGGATTTGCCCTTGCCTTTGCAAGGGCGGTCGGGGAATACGGTTCCGTAATCTTTATCGCCGGAAACATGCCAATGGTATCAGAGATAACATCTCTTCTCATCATTACAAAACTTGAACAGTATGATTATATGGGTGCAACCGCAATAGCCTCAGTAATGCTTATGGCTTCATTTATCATCCTTTTTGCCATAAACATATTGCAATGGTGGTGCTCGAAATATACGCAAAAATAA
- a CDS encoding sulfate ABC transporter substrate-binding protein, with the protein MLATGIILTVIVGFSTLSIAEVSLLNVSYDPTRELYQEYNAAFAKYWKGKTGEDVIVKQSHGGSGKQARAVIDGLEADIVTLALAYDIDEIAVRGKLIPENWQSRLPNNSAPYTSTIVFLVRKGNPKKIKDWADLIKPGVSVITPNPKTSGGARWNYLAAWGYSLKNEGNSESKAKDFVGKLYKNVPVLDSGARGSTTTFVQRGVGDVLLAWENEAFLAVNELGKDNFEIIVPSLSILAEPPVTVVDKVVDRHRTRKAAEAYLQYLYSPEGQEIAAKNYYRPRLASIEKKYEKQFPKINLFTIDTLFGGWKSAQKKHFEDGGIFDQIYGAGK; encoded by the coding sequence CTGCTGGCAACAGGAATCATTCTAACCGTGATAGTGGGATTCTCTACTTTATCAATTGCCGAAGTAAGTTTATTAAATGTCTCTTACGACCCAACTCGGGAACTATATCAGGAGTATAATGCTGCTTTTGCAAAATACTGGAAGGGTAAAACAGGTGAAGATGTAATTGTAAAACAATCGCACGGCGGTTCAGGCAAACAGGCTCGTGCTGTTATCGACGGTCTTGAAGCTGATATCGTAACCCTTGCCCTTGCCTATGACATAGATGAGATAGCTGTAAGGGGAAAACTTATTCCTGAGAACTGGCAGTCAAGGCTCCCAAACAACAGCGCCCCCTACACATCAACTATTGTTTTCCTTGTAAGAAAAGGAAATCCTAAGAAAATTAAAGATTGGGCTGACCTCATAAAGCCCGGTGTCTCAGTAATAACACCTAATCCAAAAACCTCAGGAGGAGCTCGCTGGAACTATCTTGCAGCCTGGGGCTATTCCCTGAAAAACGAAGGGAATAGTGAATCAAAGGCAAAAGATTTTGTCGGCAAACTCTATAAAAATGTACCTGTCCTTGACTCAGGGGCAAGAGGCTCAACTACTACATTCGTTCAAAGGGGCGTAGGTGATGTTCTTCTCGCCTGGGAGAATGAAGCATTCCTTGCCGTGAATGAACTGGGTAAAGACAACTTTGAAATCATTGTCCCATCACTTAGCATACTTGCAGAGCCGCCGGTAACTGTAGTTGACAAGGTTGTTGACAGGCACAGGACCCGCAAGGCTGCAGAGGCTTATCTTCAATACCTTTACTCTCCGGAAGGACAGGAAATCGCGGCGAAGAATTATTACCGTCCGCGTCTCGCATCAATAGAAAAAAAATATGAGAAACAGTTCCCTAAAATAAATCTTTTTACGATTGATACACTATTTGGCGGTTGGAAATCCGCTCAGAAAAAGCATTTCGAGGATGGCGGCATATTTGACCAGATTTACGGAGCAGGGAAATAA
- a CDS encoding Rrf2 family transcriptional regulator, giving the protein MISKKAKYALKALVYMAKEYQKGPILISKVATEEKIPKKFLELILLTLKNNGILQSKKGKGGGYYLGRPPESITVGRVVRILDGPLALVPCVSETAYAKCDECIDERTCGIRLVMKDVRDSIAHILDSTSIADMLEKIKKLEPKEEPSLEYNI; this is encoded by the coding sequence ATGATTTCTAAAAAAGCAAAATATGCGTTAAAAGCCCTGGTATATATGGCAAAGGAATATCAGAAAGGACCAATTTTGATATCTAAAGTTGCGACTGAAGAGAAAATTCCCAAGAAATTTCTGGAATTAATTCTGCTTACCCTAAAAAATAATGGCATACTTCAAAGCAAGAAAGGGAAAGGGGGAGGATATTACCTTGGAAGACCTCCGGAGTCTATAACTGTTGGCAGAGTGGTAAGAATCCTTGATGGGCCTCTTGCACTGGTTCCCTGTGTGAGTGAAACTGCCTATGCAAAATGCGATGAATGTATAGACGAAAGAACCTGCGGCATTCGATTAGTAATGAAGGATGTACGCGATTCAATTGCACATATACTGGATAGCACTTCTATAGCCGATATGTTGGAAAAAATCAAAAAGCTTGAACCAAAAGAGGAGCCCTCTTTGGAATATAACATCTAA